GGGCCTCACTCTGACTCGGACAAAGATTTGAGAGAATCCTCTGGCAATGGCACACCTGTTGTTTTAACAGTCTCTCAGTACTGGAAACGGTTGGTCGTTTTAAAGAGTGCTGCCTTTCTTTGTAGGTTTTGCAAGCGAAGTACTGCACCCTTTTAACTAAATGTCGTCGCTTCCCACGACGATAACAATGCCACAGCCATAAATTGTCTAGGGTTTGCACATTGcggtaggggtgctacccacctCTTACGGAGCGAGGCCACCCATTTCTTGCACCCTGCCCTTGCATCCCAGGGCCGGGGCCTCGTGTCtacttaaaaaatagattacatttcattaggtttaaaaattattcttcgattcaaaagtgattaaaaatacatttttagatctaaattgtaaataattatgtagtttttaaatttactagtatatactttgtgaacaagtctacaaattgtaatatacatttatacatacacaatttataaaatataaatatatatttatgtttatatatataatatttatatatataaacatgtaagCGGGGCagggcggggttgggccctccccgccCCCGCTAGGGGTGCTAGATGTGGGGttgggtggggtggggtggggcaGAAGGGGGTGTGGGGCCCCGCTACCCACCCCTACATTGTGGAGGCTCGGCATCAGTAGTGGTatcaatatgtgacatgacctATGAAATTAATATGAATTCGATATGAAATTAACGAGTTtagatttgatataaatgagttcGGTTAaaaacgggttgacctgttAATATACGATTAATAACTGGGTCAACAACAAGTCAATCCGCTTAACCCGAAATCAACtcgaaataatttatttaaattttatttcagaattataattttattattattggattgtaatattgatattttccaatgtgcttatgtttttattattagaattgTAATTCTAGacctatactcatatttgttattgttgaatttgtaatattggttttattatacgttaaaatttgaaaaatattgatattttttgttagtaagtagttttattgttttttagatattgtgactactaataaatatggattttaatttttaaaattatcttaatcGGGTTTAATAAGTTATGCGGGTTAGTTCAAtccatttatatgaaatggGCTAAAATTAGTTGTATCATGttgaatattttctaattaattattaaataagtcAAAACGGATGATACGATGCgatctattatttaaattgatcatgttagaatttgaaagtttgaccCGTTTAACTTAACAGATCGTGTTCGAATTGACTCATATAGTCGAATGTTTATGAATTGATACAATCCAAACACAACCGTTGAGCACAAAATGTCATCCCCATTCGCTGGTGCTCTCTCTGATGAGATAGCATATAGGCATGGGAATCGTTTAACTACAAGTTTAAGACAAgggttcaatttttttaatatataattctttaaatGTAAACCAGAAATTAGATTGTGTCAGTCTTTCAAAATAAGAGGAACCTTCTTTTTATTGACACCAGGTGTTTGAGAacaacgtcccgactaatcctgaGGGCGCACAGACCCTAGATAAGGAGCTTTCTACAAGTGCATTTCTagtaattcaagaaaaatatctctTAATCCGATAACTcttaaagattgtttgcaccaaaATGATTTTGAATCTTAGACATGAGAGAAGTATACCCTCAAGCCCAAGCCCTTTATAACTTTACCACTTAGAAGCAACCCCTAGGACTAAAAGAAGAGGGACTTTAAcaccatcaaaattaaaatgttgtaTTACTAAAAGAAGTGGACTAACTTTGATAACACCGTTTAAGATTGTGTATACATACTTAGGAAATCGgaaaatatgcaataaatatAGCAGTTCCTCTTTGGAACGGCATATCCTATGTAATGGGTTTATCGGAAGTCAATCAGAAAGTGACACATTAGCTAAGCACATATTAACAACCTGAACCGCATCGCATAATAGCACAAAAATGAAACCTTGGGAACCCACCATAGCACATCGCCTTTGTTGACTAAAAATCCCATTGACCAGAAAATCCGCATCCCTATAAACCCACTTCGACCTCCGTGAACCCATTTTGAGACCTCTGGTGAACCCACTTTGACAGAAAATTCATGTGAACCTGCATCACTTCATTCTTGTGAACCCACATCGCACCAGGAAATCCCTTCGCACCATAGCACGTCGTACGACCTTCAGTCCCAGTGGAGGAGCTCCAAACTAGACCGGCGTACTGCACCATAGTCGCAGGAACCATCTTGAACCTAAGCTGCCTTCCACACGCTGCCCATTTTTTTGTCAACATCTTTTGTTCTACAAATTACATCGCATGCATCATTCTGCTTCTAGAAAGTCACTGGGTTTGAAGGATACTGCATAGCCATCTTGCATTATTTGGTCTTTGCAGATTGAATTTAACACcttaaccaattttttttttttttttttttttttttttatagtgaataATACGATCTATTCAACGAAGAAGATGAGTTGTTTTGACTATTTGATCTTGTTCTAGCCGTGGATCTCAAAAAGGAGAATATTTATCTTTCAGAAAGTTTTaatacagctagctagctttgtaTCATTTGAATATTAGTCAATGAATTCTATCATGGATCCCCCAGCCAATTCCTCTTTCCCACTTCCTTTTATCTTGAATCTTGAGTCAGTAATACAAGCTACCATGTTATTAaggacgaaaaaaaaaagtatctgtCATGGAGGGTCCACCATAGGAATAGCTTTTCCTGCCCCAACGTTCAAGGGGTAATCATCTTGCATGTCAtggtgtgtgtatgtgtatatatacaccATGAACAAAGAAGGCTGCATCTATAACCCTTCTGTCTCTGGTTCTTCTTCTGATATTGCTATCTTTGCGAAAAAAGAGATCAGAAGAGAAGATAATGGCAGCAGAGTTGATGGGAGGAGCATTTCTGTCAGCATTTCTGCAGGTGTTGTTCGACAGGGTTTTGTGGGaagggcagagagagagagcttcgaCAGAGTGTATTTCGGAGGCTTCAACAGAGttttgggtgggggggggggggggaaggagAAGGAATCCGACCctgggatttttttttgttcctctGCAATGCAGTCCACCGTTGGGAGGATATGGGATCTACGTGGCAGGCTACCATTGGTTGCTATTGCTTGAAGAATATTGGACATACCTGTGTGAAGATATTCCCTAAAGAATAATGATAAGACTACTATCCTACCTAATTGGATAGTaaaccctatcactacccttcTCTAAATATAAATGTttgaatcacaaaaaaaattatgaaaatttaactCGCGATTCACGTGACAAGATATAACTGATACGAGAAATAGAAGGGCAAGACTTTATCAATTGTGCTTCATCACCAAACGTTCATTATGCGTTACGAATTGCAACCTCGCATTAAGCCAAATAACTGAAATAGGCGGAAATGCTCGACGGATATAACATTACAAGATAATCGGAATTCCCTAACGTCTGAATATATGCAAGGTAGCAAGTGCATGCCACAAACGTGGATCAACAATATAAATAGAGAAGACAGACCAATTCGCACGAAGTTGAAGGCAATCATGATTTTCACAATGGGCACTCAGGACGAGGGGTTATGCCTCACTAAAAGCAGGAGAGCGCATACACGAGACAGCCCACTTACCGTCTTCACAGAAAAGCAAGCGGTGAAGACTTTTTTACCCATCAGCAAACCTTACCCCAAATCCAAAAACTCAAGCTGAATATGCGATTACCCATCGCCAGCAATGCTTCAAACACTCGTCCATTCAGCTTTTGAGGAAATCCTCCAAGGAAAATGGTGGAAGCCCATCCTACAAAACCACAACAAAAGAGTGAGTACACCAATTACTTACTTCATTCACATTTTATGTGCTGTGAATGGCTCCTCTGTACCTCAGATGTCGTCCTGgctactatttctttttttatttttgggaagtCAGACAGCCCTGGCTACTACTTAATTGTGTGATAATGACTGAATGAGTTTTCTAAAATTCGAGCCTCTTGCCCCAGTTTGAGAACAACAAACCGATTCAATTCAATATTAGGGAATCTACTAACAGCAACAACTGCCACccatatgagagagagagagagagagagagagagattagcaCCAACTAGTCTTGTTCCTAACCGATTCAAGCATTCAGTACAAATTATTTAGATGACTACTCTATTGACTTTAAATGACTGATCTAGTTTACTGTTCCTGTTTCCAGGGATACAACAAAGGCAAACTATCCCAGAACCTACCATGTGGCCCGCAATAAGCTGAAATATGGAGCTTCAGAAATTCATGAACGGCAGGTTACCTTGCCAAGCTCCTGACTTAAGCATTGTCTAACGACTGTTGTCTGTTGTATCAGCCTTTCCATTGCTGTGTAGCTGGGCAGCTTCATATGTGCTGACATTAACCATTAGACACAAGACAAAgcatttattaattaaaattaattgcaTTGCACATTTCGAACAATAGTATATCATCAGCAAATGATCCTTGCagagaaaacattaatcttcaGAGCCTCCTAAAACATAGCAGCACATAGGATATCAAGAAACAAACCAAGAATTGCCCGATTCAAGCTATCTGCGACTTGCTGCCTGTAGTCTAAGCTAAGCAGATGAAACGTTGGGGATTTATCTGGCTCTTCATAAGCTAGCAGTGCCATAAAGTCCTGCAGCAACAACAGACATCCCTTTCATTACAATGTAGGCCAGATAAATGTTCTGGAAGTGCCtgaaaaaattttgagacaAAAAGAAACGTACTTCAAGTTTCTCAATGTATTTTTGCACCTTGCCAAAAGGGGCCAACTTGGTCATAGCAAACTCCAAAGCTTCTGTGCTGGCAAGGAAACAAAAACTTAGAAAGGATAAAAAAACATGCACCTCATCTCTTGGAAATATCATTGCTAATGGGGGTGGAAATATCATTGCTAACGGGGGGTACCATTTTCTAGAGCGTACAAGTTCACCAAAATGAATGCTTAATAGATCAAAATGCAAGTCCTCATTTTTCTCCAGCAAGTCGTGTGCCAGCTGATTTGTCAGCTCAATGGCCTTAAGTGCATTTCCCTCCAcggcaaaatgaaaaattcctGAGCAGGAATTATATAATCAGATGCATCATTAAACAAGTACTCAACATATGCAATAGTgtcaaatcaaatattaaaataaacacACGATTTACCCATAAAGTATCTATAAAAATCACAACTAAAAACTTGGTATAAACGTAATGCTTCATTCATGCAAGTACAGACATGCTATGGACGTGTAAGTGATCCATTGTAGAAAGGTTTTTGTGAGTAACCAAAGAGctccaaaccctaatttccCACCAAAAGAGTAATTTcacttactttttcttttctccatgcCCTCAAGATAATCAGCAGGCTGCTTCATCCCCGTGCTAGTGATGAATGACTCCACAGTCTCATTGAAACAATTATGGACAAGATATGATAGAACAACATTGCGGATGTCGTTGTCATTGATAGCCTGGCAATGACACATGAAGACAGAATCCCCAAAATTTTAAGAGAGAGAGCCCAATAGGAAACAGTAACACCAATTTGAAGCAGACGAAATACATAAGaccataaaatcataataaaaagGCAACCTATAGAAAATGTGAAACAACAATACAAGCAGGAGTTTATATATCCTCTCCTGTAATTGGGTATGTCCAGTGCACTTTAAAAGGATATAAAGTATTGTGAGTCCACATTTAAGTTGGAAACCCCACATATGAAAAATGCTTGTGAACTTTTTAGATCTACAACCACCCAAAACCATTTAGGTTTGATTCCATTTAACAGAATATGACATGTAGTCTAATTGTCTATATTACAAATTAGATTTTATTCAGATAAAACATTATAAGCCAAAGTAGTGATGGAAATTTCTCCAATTCTGGCATGCCCCCTTTTTTTACAAGTAGCAATATGTATATGTCCTACTGTCACATAACTTAAAGAATACGTCAGACATTTACAGTAAAATCCCAACACCCATTTGTGTTGCATGCATCCATTCATGCATGCTTGTAGGGTACAAACACGCATCAATTAGTGGATCCATTCGTACTTCCAAGATTTTCCACCAAACTATCATGTGTAAATTGGGTCTGAAGCATAATTACGATAATGTTAATTACCAGTTTCTATTGTATGTATTGAAGAGTGACTTCGGGGAGAAAtggactgattttttttttttatcgcaTATGCGCTTGTCGATTCTCATGAATGGAAGCCTAGTGGTACTTAGCTGCATAATGATTTCGCATCAACGATTGGatgagaagaacaaaaaaagcaTCAATTAGGGTTTCGATTATTTTATCCAGAGAAAGGGTCAACATCATAAGCAATGCGATTAATTAGGTACAATTATCactgaaaaatcattttaatttgcaTATAAATCGTTGTTTTCTGAACAAATACAAGGTAGAAACTTTCCAACATTACAAAACATAAATTCCAGGAGATTGAATCAAGGGTGGTGCGGGAGGGGGTTAGAAACTCACAACGTGTTCGTAGTGGCGGGGATCAACGTCCATGACCGAACGCCTCGTTGAACCGAAAAGACAAATAAAGGGGAAAGAAATTGTAAAGGTTCTGGAGCTTCGGTCGTGTATTCGACAGAGTGCCTCAGGGGTGAGAGCGGGAGCGCGACAGCTGGCGGCGTTTCTACGTCAGGGACTCTTTACGGGTCAGTGGAAGCGCGAATACGTAGAAGATCGGCAATAAAGGTCTGAGCCTTGCTGTACACTCGGACCTCTTTGGGCAGGGGAGAGAATGGGAGACTATAGATAAGGGCAAATTACACTAAAAGCTGTAGGAGTGAGTTCGATCTTACCGCAAGTTCTTTCGATTTTCTACCACGAAcacttttttcatattttaaaataataacaaatatgtcaattttctatcttattttatactaatatttttattatgtagAGATAGCAAATCTTCACAGAAGAAAGGAGTAAATCAGTCTTTTacatctttcaataaaaaatgaaaaatagtatttatatttataattttattcatataattatacacACAAACGCGTTAATTATTGAGATTGTGaacattttattgataaaatagaattgTCATTCAATGTATAGtgttagagaaatgatatttgaagtCGTAGAGTGTATAaacttcatataattattttgaaaaaatgagtaaatacgagacttacataaaaaaaaatttaatagtaaatctcactctttttcaaatcgATTGCGTGACGTTTGTATACTTtatgactgtatgtaacattataaataatattatgcgtaaaattataagtacatataacagtattttaaaaaattcacatgtcaattttttaattaaaaagaaaaactcatatatatttaattaaatttattcaaataaaaataataaagaatgaatttaattaaaaagaaaaacatcaggTTTGAGGATGGTTTACGCTATGTATAGATGTTGAGATCATCTTAAATTATCTAAGtttatatgtgaataataatattttatagatctcattaaaatgtgtttgaatgtaaataagttgaaatatatgtttaaatgtataaaatgggttgatatgaatttaactttttcatgagaagttataaaagaaatggatcatatcaataattgatttgagatgaatttgTATTTCAAACGGattccgtttggatagtaagatgagataagatagttttagataaaagttaaaagttaaatataatattattaaaatattattttttaacattattattattttaaaataaaaaaaaaattaaattatttattatattttatgtaaaaattaaaaaaaaaaattataataataaaatgaaacgaTATCATACTATTTGAATATCCGTATAGGCCTTACTCATTCCAGCTATATCGAGAGATAGCGAGAACCATCTTCAACGTAGTCGGACAGCTCCAAATAGTGGTTAAGGATCTTTTAATTCTACTAAcagaaaataattcaaaacaattgagatttcttagaaaataatttacatcAGATATTTTGCACATACATGGATATTGTACACGTGCGTGCCCCACGCGGTtataaagaagattttttttgtttttgtgataaTAACGGActgcattttatttattaatagacAACATATAAAGTTGacttaaaaataagtaattatAACTGTTAATAACTTTTCagtatatttttgtgattaacATGGCATAATCTAAACGATAAATTTCTAAAGatttaagtttaaaaaataatacaactttatATAAATTAACAGTAATTAGGTAACAAAATCTCATATCCGACAAATCGGAATATGGAGACCAACCTGGGCCATAGGGGGATAACTCCATTCGGATTAAGAGGGTGATAAAGAAGATGTTAAAAGAGCTAGGTTCTTTCTTTATACGAAGAGAGCCAAGTTTCATAATTTGTTTGGCTCTCCTCCACTTTTATAGGCTACCCCCGTCCAAACAAGAAGTTGGACCCGATAATCGCCCCTCGGAGAAAGAGAATATGAACCCTCTTTCCTCCCTTCTCctcacttttcttcttcttcttcttcctccgcATATCACCTTATCTTCTCCTTCACGCGCCTCCAAAGTCTTCGAAGCGTGGTGTAAACAGCATGGTAGAACGTACTCTTCGGAAGCTGAAAAGCTCTACAGGTTTCGAGTGTTCCAGGACAACTTTGACTTTGTTACGCAGCACAACGATATGGGCAATTCTTCTTATACCCTCTCTCTCAATGCCTTTGCCGATCTCACCCACCACGAGTTCAAGGCCTCCCGCTTGGGATTCTCGTCCGCTGGTATGAGTCTCAATCGGCAGCGTCCGTTTCGAGGGCCCGGTTCTGTGGTCCGTGAAATTCCTTCGGAGATGGATTGGAGGAAGAAAGGGGCAGTGACCCATGTCAAAGATCAGGGGAGTTGCGGTATGACTATGAAAGTACTTGTTCTGTATTCTAAGTTCTAAATCTAAGTTGTTTATGGGAAATTCCAATTAAAGCTCTTCGAATCGGAAGCGTTTTTGGGTTTTAGTTGTCAACTTTGACATTCATGTTAGAAATTTCTCCTGCGTGCATTTTGACTTGAAAGTTTGATGCTTTGTTTGATCACAATGGTTTATTTTCTACTTTGAGATGTGTTTTGCCATAGTTTGAATATATCACAAGTTTATTATATGGTTTCATGCTTTCAAGTTGTTCTATTGTATAGGTGCTTGCTGGTCATTCTCGGCTACCGGAGCGATTGAAGGTATAAATAAGATTGTCACTGGATCTCTTGTCAGCCTCTCAGAACAGGAGTTAGTTGATTGCGACAGATCTTTCGATAGCGGTTGCGAAGGCGGGCTCATGGACTATGCATATCAATTTATTATAGATAACCATGGCATTGACACTGAGGATGATTACCCTTATCAAGGTCGTGAAAGGTCCTGCATTAAGGAGAAGGTAactatttggattttttttcccctttttttctttgctcTTTCTCCCATTTTGCGTATGAGTTTTGCCTTGCTTACATTTCTAAGATGTCTATACTGCAGTTAAAAAGGCATGTTGTGACGATTGATGGCTACACTGATGTGCAAACAAATAATGAGAAACAACTACTGCA
This genomic interval from Juglans microcarpa x Juglans regia isolate MS1-56 chromosome 4D, Jm3101_v1.0, whole genome shotgun sequence contains the following:
- the LOC121260839 gene encoding glucose-induced degradation protein 8 homolog isoform X3, which encodes MDVDPRHYEHVAINDNDIRNVVLSYLVHNCFNETVESFITSTGMKQPADYLEGMEKRKRIFHFAVEGNALKAIELTNQLAHDLLEKNEDLHFDLLSIHFGELVRSRKCTEALEFAMTKLAPFGKVQKYIEKLEDFMALLAYEEPDKSPTFHLLSLDYRQQVADSLNRAILAHMKLPSYTAMERLIQQTTVVRQCLSQELGKVTCRS
- the LOC121260839 gene encoding glucose-induced degradation protein 8 homolog isoform X2; amino-acid sequence: MDVDPRHYEHVAINDNDIRNVVLSYLVHNCFNETVESFITSTGMKQPADYLEGMEKRKRIFHFAVEGNALKAIELTNQLAHDLLEKNEDLHFDLLSIHFGELVRSRKCTEALEFAMTKLAPFGKVQKYIEKLEDFMALLAYEEPDKSPTFHLLSLDYRQQVADSLNRAILAHMKLPSYTAMERLIQQTTVVRQCLSQELGKLLLLVDSLILN
- the LOC121260839 gene encoding glucose-induced degradation protein 8 homolog isoform X1, encoding MDVDPRHYEHVAINDNDIRNVVLSYLVHNCFNETVESFITSTGMKQPADYLEGMEKRKRIFHFAVEGNALKAIELTNQLAHDLLEKNEDLHFDLLSIHFGELVRSRKCTEALEFAMTKLAPFGKVQKYIEKLEDFMALLAYEEPDKSPTFHLLSLDYRQQVADSLNRAILAHMKLPSYTAMERLIQQTTVVRQCLSQELGKDGLPPFSLEDFLKS
- the LOC121259892 gene encoding low-temperature-induced cysteine proteinase produces the protein MNPLSSLLLTFLLLLLPPHITLSSPSRASKVFEAWCKQHGRTYSSEAEKLYRFRVFQDNFDFVTQHNDMGNSSYTLSLNAFADLTHHEFKASRLGFSSAGMSLNRQRPFRGPGSVVREIPSEMDWRKKGAVTHVKDQGSCGACWSFSATGAIEGINKIVTGSLVSLSEQELVDCDRSFDSGCEGGLMDYAYQFIIDNHGIDTEDDYPYQGRERSCIKEKLKRHVVTIDGYTDVQTNNEKQLLQAVATQPVSVGICGSERAFQLYSKGIFTGPCSTSLDHAVLIVGYGSENGVDYWIVKNSWGTRWGMDGYVHMLRNSGNSQGLCGINMLASYPTKTRPNPPPPPPPGPTRCDIFTYCGEGETCCCARRLLGICISWKCCELNSAVCCKDHLHCCPLDYPICDTKRIQCVKRAGNGTRMEALERRSSSGKSGSWSSIVEAWIL